A single genomic interval of Electrophorus electricus isolate fEleEle1 chromosome 4, fEleEle1.pri, whole genome shotgun sequence harbors:
- the oprd1a gene encoding opioid receptor, delta 1a, with product MEPSTAPGTELRDLYSVIPFNVTFPDDVMGFVPDGQNYTVHNSGRSPAGFVMAISITALYSVICVVGLLGNMLVMYGVVRYTKMKTATNIYIFNLALADALATSTLPFQSAKYLMNTWPFGEPLCKLVIAIDYYNMFTSIFTLTMMSVDRYVAVCHPVRALEFRTPVKAKVINVCIWILSSAVGVPIMIMAVTKVTNQGKIDCTLKFPDPDWYWDTVTKICVFIFAFVVPVLVITICYGLMILRLRSVRLLSGSKEKDRNMRRITRMVLVVVAAFIICWTPIHIFIIIKTLVEIDQRNPFVIASWHLCIALGYTNSSLNPVLYAFLDENFKRCFGEFCLPFRTSVDRNTLSRARNTTREPVSICAPSEVGKKPV from the exons ATGGAGCCGTCCACGGCACCCGGCACTGAGCTGCGTGACCTTTACTCCGTGATCCCGTTCAATGTCACGTTCCCGGACGATGTGATGGGCTTCGTCCCTGACGGACAGAATTACACCGTGCATAACTCGGGGAGAAGCCCCGCAGGGTTCGTAATGGCTATCTCCATCACCGCCCTCTACTCCGTTATCTGCGTCGTGGGACTTCTGGGAAACATGCTCGTAATGTATGGTGTAGTAAG ATATACCAAGATGAAAACTGCCACAAACATCTACATCTTCAACCTGGCTCTGGCTGATGCACTGGCCACTAGCACCCTCCCTTTCCAGAGCGCTAAGTACCTGATGAACACCTGGCCCTTTGGCGAGCCCCTGTGCAAACTTGTCATAGCCATCGACTACTACAACATGTTCACGAGCATCTTCACCCTGACCATGATGAGCGTTGACCGCTACGTTGCCGTGTGCCACCCTGTGAGGGCACTGGAATTTCGCACGCCCGTCAAGGCCAAGGTCATCAATGTGTGCATCTGGATTCTTTCATCTGCCGTTGGAGTGCCCATTATGATCATGGCAGTCACCAAGGTGACGAACCAAG GCAAAATTGACTGCACTCTGAAGTTTCCTGATCCTGACTGGTACTGGGACACAGTGACTAAGATCTGCGTGTTTATCTTTGCCTTCGTGGTGCCAGTCCTGGTCATCACGATATGCTATGGGCTGATGATTCTTCGCCTGCGGAGTGTTCGCCTTCTCTCTGGCTCCAAGGAGAAAGACAGGAACATGCGTCGCATCACTCGCATGGTACTAGTAGTGGTGGCAGCCTTCATCATCTGCTGGACGCCCATTCatatcttcatcatcattaaAACCCTGGTGGAGATCGATCAGAGGAACCCCTTTGTCATTGCGAGCTGGCACCTGTGCATTGCCCTTGGTTACACCAACAGCAGTCTCAATCCTGTCCTTTATGCCTTCTTGGATGAGAACTTCAAGAGGTGTTTTGGGGAATTCTGTCTGCCATTCCGTACCAGCGTGGACCGGAACACCCTTTCCAGAGCCAGGAACACCACCCGTGAACCGGTGTCAATTTGTGCTCCATCTGAGGTGGGGAAGAAGCCAGTATGA